The window GAGCCACTGGAGATCCGCCTCAACGGCAAACCCCTCGCAATCACGATGCGCACCCCGGGCGACGACTTCGCGCTCGCGGCGGGCTTCCTGGTCAGCGAGGGGGTGCTGGGCGCGGCCGACGAACTCCAGAACATCGTCTACTGCGCCGGGGCGACGGTGGACGGCTCGAACACGTACAACATCGTCGACGTGCGGACCGCGCCCGGCGTCGTCATCCCCGACATCACCCTCGAACGCAACGTCTACACGACCTCGTCCTGCGGCCTGTGCGGCAAGGCGAGCCTGGACGCGGTCCGTACGACCGCCCGCTGGTCGATCGACGACACGGCGGGCGACACAGCTCCCCCGGTGCGGCTCGGACCCGAACTGCTCGCGAGCCTCCCCGACCGGCTGCGCGCGGCGCAGCGCGTGTTCGACCGGACCGGGGGTCTGCACGCGGCCGCGCTGTTCACGGAGGACGGCGAACTCGTCGACATCCGGGAGGACGTGGGCCGGCACAACGCGGTCGACAAGCTGGTCGGCCGCGCCCTGCAGAACGGCTCGCTGCCGCTCTCCCGCACCGTCCTGCTGGTCTCGGGCCGGGCGTCCTTCGAGCTGGCGCAGAAGGCCGTGATGGCGGGCATCCCGGTCCTCGCGGCGGTCTCTGCGCCGTCCTCGCTGGCGGTGGACCTGGCCGCCGAGTCGAACCTCACGCTGGTCGGCTTCCTGCGGGGCACCTCCATGAACGTGTACGCGGGCGAGCACCGCATCGCTCTGCAGGCCGCGGCCGCCCAGGGCTGACCGGTCTCCCCGCTGCACGGCGGCGGGGCCCCACCCGGCGGGGAGCGCCCCCTGCGCCGGAGGGGCCCTGCTGTTTCAAGTGCTCGGTTCGCCTCCGGGGCGCTACAGCCTGTGTCGAGAGGGCGACCGTGCTCGACCCTCCTTCGTCGGGCCTCCGCGCTCCCCCAGACTCCGTCCGGGGGGACCCCCAGACCTCTCGACACAGGCGCGCCCCTTCGGCTCACTCGCAAGCCAGTAGCTGGCCTGCTTGCCGATCAGCCCCTTGCGAAGCGCACATCCTCGGCCGTGACGACCGTGCCCAGGCGTGGGAAGTCCAGCTTCACCGAGGCCTCGTGTTCCGGGCCGGTGAGGGCCGCCATGGCGTTCTCGACGAAGACGAGGTCGTAGCCGAGGTCGCCGGCGGCACGGGCGGTGGACTCGACGCCGAGGTTGGTGGCGATTCCACCGAACACCAGCGTGGAGACACCGTGTTCGCGGAGCCGCTCGTGCAGCCCCGTGCCCTGGAAACCGCCGATGGTCCGCTTCACGATCTCGACGTCGCCCTCCGCCGCGAGCCCCGCGACCAGACCGCTGCCGGGCGGCTGTTCGTGGACACCGGGCCGCTCCACGCGCACCAGTACGACGAGCGCGCCCACCTCCCGGAAAGCAGACGCCAACTCCTCGGCGACGGCGAGGACTTCGGTCCCCTTGTGGGGCTCCAGGGGCAGTCCGACGATGCGGTCCATCAGATCGACCAGCACAAGGGCGGTGTGTGCGGGGTCGAGGGCCAGGCGGGGTTCCATGTCCGGTGCGTTCATGACGGAACGTTAGCCCGCATCAGCCGTCCGTACCGGAAATCCGGATCAACAGGCCCGTGAACTGCTCGGGTTGGCCCCCTTCGCCGCCAACCGGTGGTACAGCCGGACATGACGCTCCGTCAGCACCCGTCCGGAGGTACGAGCAAGGCGGGCGCGTACCCCGGAGGCACTTGCCTCGCTGCTCCGGACAACCTCGAACGGGCCCCGTACGCACGACCCGTCGTCCAGGTAGGAGGCAGTTACCTGGATGCCGGCACCCCCCTGCTCGGCTCGATACTTGCCTGCGCGGGCGTGCTGGGCGCGGCCGTCGTGGCGAGGCCGTGTCGACGCTGGCGCAGGACGTACGCGATCTGCGCGCCCAGGTCGAGGCCGGTGGCGGCACCCCGGCGGCACCCGATCCGTCCGAGGCCGTCGACGACCTGCTCGACCGGGTGCGCGTACCGGCCGCCGCCCCCCGGCGAGCCCGGTGCCAAGGGTGACCGGGGCGCGACCGGAGCGGGCGGGGCACCCGGCCCCGGCGGTGACCGCGGACCGCGCGGCGAGAGCGGGCCGCCCGGACCGTCGGGCTCCCCGGGCCCCGCAGGGCCGTCGGGAGAGCCCGGCGAGCCGGGTCCCGCGGGCGCCGACGGGCTCAACGGGCTCAACGGGGCGAACGGCACGGACGGAGCGGGGGGTCCCGCCGGGCCGCCCGGCTCCGACGGCTCGCAGGGCTATCAGGGGCCGAAGGGGGAGCCCGGCCCCAAGGGCGAGAAGGGCGACCCCGGACCCTCGTGCCCGGACGGCTACAGCCTCCAGGCGCCCGCCGGCGACCCGGACGCGCTCGTCTGCCGTCGAGGCGGCGGGGCCGCCCCCGCCCCCGAGCCCGCGGGGCTCCTCCCCGTGCCGCCGCCACTGCTCCGACGGAGGGAACTCACCTAGCCCGGCCCGCGTCCTCACCCGCCCGCGGCACCGGGTGTTCCACAGTCTCCGGGCGGGCTCCGAGGCGTACGGAACGGAACCCGCCCGACCGCCGAAACGCGAACCGCCCGACCGCCGAGGGGAGGCGCACACCACCAAGCGGCACCGAGCCCTCGTCCGCCGTGCGCCAACTTCCCCCGGCACGACCCGTGCACGCTTCTTGTGGGGTGCCTGAGAGCCCAAGTAGCGTCTGTGGCGCGCACGTTGGACGTGGGATGTCCAGATGTCCAGACGTATCCAGATGTCCAGACGCATGAAGGGCAGGTCGCACCATGCCGTCAAGCATTCGCGCACGTCTCAGATCCACTGCTCGCGCACGACTCGGCTCCACCCTCACAGCTGTTCTCACCGCGACCGCGCTGCTCGGGCTGCCGA is drawn from Streptomyces liliifuscus and contains these coding sequences:
- the fdhD gene encoding formate dehydrogenase accessory sulfurtransferase FdhD — its product is MGRVTERRKVIRIRDGVVSARPDTLVAEEPLEIRLNGKPLAITMRTPGDDFALAAGFLVSEGVLGAADELQNIVYCAGATVDGSNTYNIVDVRTAPGVVIPDITLERNVYTTSSCGLCGKASLDAVRTTARWSIDDTAGDTAPPVRLGPELLASLPDRLRAAQRVFDRTGGLHAAALFTEDGELVDIREDVGRHNAVDKLVGRALQNGSLPLSRTVLLVSGRASFELAQKAVMAGIPVLAAVSAPSSLAVDLAAESNLTLVGFLRGTSMNVYAGEHRIALQAAAAQG
- a CDS encoding isochorismatase family protein; amino-acid sequence: MEPRLALDPAHTALVLVDLMDRIVGLPLEPHKGTEVLAVAEELASAFREVGALVVLVRVERPGVHEQPPGSGLVAGLAAEGDVEIVKRTIGGFQGTGLHERLREHGVSTLVFGGIATNLGVESTARAAGDLGYDLVFVENAMAALTGPEHEASVKLDFPRLGTVVTAEDVRFARG